The Anabaena sp. PCC 7108 region TTATGAAGTTAACCAGTGCTAATTCGGCAGTACTATCGGCACTGATTTATAACGCTTTAATTATTCCGGCTTTGATTCCTTTAGCATTAAAGGGCGTTAAGTTCCGACCTCTGACAACTAATCAATTTCTGCAACGCAATATCTTGATTTATGGATTAGGTGGTGTGATTGCTCCATTTATTGCTATTAAATTCTTGGATATCCTCATTACATTGGTAGGGTTAGCCTAAATACAGCAGGAATTGAAGAAAAGACAGGGAGACACGGAGATGCAGAGATACGGAGATGCAGAGATACGGGGACACGGGGACGCGTATAACCTTTAAAATAGGGATTCAGAACCCACAATCTAAAATCTAAAATCTAAAATCTAAAATTGAATTATGATATTTATTCAAGAAGCTATCCGAGCCATAAGGATGACTCTGTTGCTTTGGTTGTTGACAGCAATTATCTATCCTCTAGCAATCCTGGAAATGGGTCAGTTTGCTTTCCCATTTTCCGCTAATGGTAGCATCATGTTAAACATTAATAATGAACCAATTGGTTCGGCTGTGATTGGTCAAATTTTTACATCAGAACGATATTTTCATGGTCGTCCTAGTGCAGTGAGATATAGTCAAGGGAAGAAAGCCAAGCCAACAGGTATATCTGGCGCTAGTAATCTCGCTCCTAGTAATCCAGACCTCACTAATAGGATTCGGGACGAAGCAAGTCAATTCCAAGATGACAATATACAACCGCTGGCAGATTTAATTTACACGTCTGGTTCTGGTTTAGACCCTCATATTTCTTTGAAAGCAGCGCGACAGCAATTAGCAAGAGTTGCACGGGCAAGAAGCATCAAAGATGATGAGATCATACCTTTAATTAATAAGTATACCGATGGCAGGTTTTTAGGAATATTTGGTGAA contains the following coding sequences:
- the kdpC gene encoding K(+)-transporting ATPase subunit C, translated to MIFIQEAIRAIRMTLLLWLLTAIIYPLAILEMGQFAFPFSANGSIMLNINNEPIGSAVIGQIFTSERYFHGRPSAVRYSQGKKAKPTGISGASNLAPSNPDLTNRIRDEASQFQDDNIQPLADLIYTSGSGLDPHISLKAARQQLARVARARSIKDDEIIPLINKYTDGRFLGIFGEPGVNILRLNYALDLQDVTRKQNQ